From one Thamnophis elegans isolate rThaEle1 chromosome 9, rThaEle1.pri, whole genome shotgun sequence genomic stretch:
- the LOC116512942 gene encoding uncharacterized protein F54H12.2-like, which translates to MSFIHSASEECVKSELDLFQLAPTQTSIENSTYIEIPPLSALTPNGPLEFFITGHGEHYTDLNNTLLYVSCKIIKADGSDIDDRARVALVNYPIASLFNQLDVTLGDRLITQSHHCYSYRAIIELILNFGGDALGTQFTSGGFYKDDSDLMESTLLTAAGNSGFKARARHTSGSRKWDLLGPLHSDLFFQDRLLINGIDVKVKLTRSRNEFCVMKDGNENYKVQLLAASLFVKHVKISPGVRLGHAEALLTANAKYPIDRVGMKVYSIPAGSLVCNQENLFLGQLPKQLVIGFVDNAAFSGDYERNPFNFQHCNVNFCALHCDGEQIPAKPLQPDYEHGLFVREYMQMVQATGKGMKDRPLLISREEFNRGYTLYCFDLSHDQGCSEHYSLIRNGNLRAEIRFAQPLPNTVNMILYAIFENLIEISHTRNVLFDYM; encoded by the coding sequence atgtcatttattcattctgcttCAGAGGAATGTGTCAAATCCGAACTGGATCTTTTTCAACTGGCGCCTACACAGACCAGTATTGAAAACAGTACCTATATCGAGATCCCCCCTTTATCAGCGCTAACGCCCAACGGACCCCTGGAATTTTTCATCACGGGGCATGGTGAGCATTACACGGATTTAAACAATACCCTCCTGTATGTGAGTTGCAAGATTATAAAAGCGGACGGGTCGGATATTGATGACAGGGCAAGGGTGGCCCTGGTCAACTACCCCATAGCATCTCTGTTTAACCAGCTGGATGTTACCTTGGGAGATCGACTCATTACCCAGAGCCATCATTGCTATTCGTATAGGGCCATAATTGAACTGATTCTCAACTTTGGTGGTGATGCATTGGGCACCCAATTTACTTCTGGTGGATTTTACAAAGATGACTCAGATCTCATGGAGAGTACTCTACTGACAGCGGCTGGGAACTCCGGTTTCAAAGCGAGAGCGAGACACACGAGCGGTAGTCGAAAATGGGACCTGCTTGGGCCTCTGCATAGCGATCTGTTTTTTCAAGACAGACTGCTAATTAACGGCATAGATGTGAAAGTCAAACTCACAAGAAGCAGAAATGAATTTTGTGTGATGAAGGATGGCAATGAGAATTACAAAGTGCAACTCCTGGCAGCTTCTCTCTTTGTAAAACATGTGAAAATATCCCCGGGAGTGCGCCTTGGCCATGCAGAAGCTTTGCTAACCGCCAATGCCAAATACCCCATTGATCGAGTGGGGATGAAGGTTTACAGCATTCCCGCAGGTAGTCTTGTGTGTAATCAGGAAAATCTATTTCTGGGTCAACTGCCTAAACAATTAGTGATTGGGTTTGTGGACAATGCCGCTTTTAGTGGGGATtatgaaagaaatccattcaatttTCAACACTGCAATGTCAATTTCTGCGCCCTGCATTGTGATGGTGAACAGATCCCCGCAAAGCCTCTTCAGCCCGATTATGAGCATGGTCTTTTTGTGAGAGAGTACATGCAGATGGTGCAAGCAACAGGCAAAGGCATGAAAGACAGACCGTTGTTAATCAGCCGGGAAGAGTTTAACCGAGGGTATACTTTGTATTGTTTTGACTTGAGTCATGATCAGGGCTGCTCTGAGCACTATTCATTGATCAGGAATGGCAACCTCAGAGCCGAAATTAGATTTGCACAGCCCCTCCCCAACACCGTTAATATGATACTCTATGCAATCTTTGAAAACCTTATTGAAATAAGTCACACACGGAATGTACTTTTTGATTATATGTGA